In Shewanella sp. VB17, a single genomic region encodes these proteins:
- the sctD gene encoding type III secretion system inner membrane ring subunit SctD, with amino-acid sequence MTQWKMRLLTGSHAEVELPLTIGEFIIGSDALNADIVLSDNDIDEQHLTLSVAEEISLTALAQDSQLFINNEQRKVTSSVTLERGDIVRLGGLSFIVGLQQDELNQIQVNFEKTDVKRKVVHQKGGWKKSVLLGLLFSLIPCTILLFQMQAKSEVERLIVKEAEPILLVRTALETLQLSDVRVEWNGLANQVEIEGYVESNIQRTQLLNEIESLGINYKSNLRAMDTIRRGVKFILGNLGYHQVQVKNGDSAGTVLLTGYIDDASRWSQVEKIIESDVPGLLAWKVELQRAGAYFDALKEMLEVDGLLAKLQLVKASDRIEARGELTEIESTKFYQVAREFREKFGDKPYLVLKSIPKVSKGTNIDFSVKSVNFGRVPYIILADNTRYTEGTRTPSGYLIIRITEFGIDIAKGEQRITINFGGVNDRVASQYDSIGGSLASK; translated from the coding sequence ATGACTCAATGGAAAATGAGGCTGCTAACGGGTAGTCATGCAGAAGTCGAATTACCCCTCACTATTGGTGAATTTATTATAGGGAGTGATGCGCTCAATGCTGATATTGTGTTATCCGATAATGATATTGATGAGCAGCATCTAACACTCAGTGTTGCAGAGGAAATAAGTTTAACGGCGTTAGCGCAAGATAGTCAGCTATTTATTAATAATGAGCAGAGAAAAGTGACGTCAAGTGTCACGTTAGAGCGAGGTGACATTGTTCGGTTGGGTGGGTTAAGTTTTATTGTTGGTTTACAACAAGACGAACTTAACCAAATTCAAGTAAATTTTGAAAAAACTGACGTTAAACGAAAAGTTGTTCATCAGAAAGGAGGCTGGAAAAAATCGGTGTTATTGGGCCTGCTCTTTAGTCTTATTCCCTGCACAATTTTATTGTTCCAAATGCAAGCAAAAAGTGAAGTTGAACGACTCATTGTTAAGGAAGCTGAACCAATACTCTTAGTACGTACAGCCTTAGAGACTTTACAGCTCAGTGATGTACGTGTCGAATGGAATGGCCTAGCAAACCAAGTAGAAATTGAAGGTTATGTAGAAAGTAACATTCAGAGAACTCAACTGCTTAATGAAATTGAGTCTTTAGGCATTAATTATAAAAGTAATCTGCGTGCGATGGATACCATACGTCGTGGTGTAAAATTCATTCTAGGCAATTTAGGTTACCACCAAGTTCAAGTCAAAAATGGTGATTCTGCTGGAACAGTATTATTGACAGGTTACATCGATGATGCAAGTCGTTGGAGTCAGGTAGAAAAAATTATTGAAAGTGATGTACCAGGTTTACTTGCGTGGAAAGTTGAATTACAACGAGCTGGGGCCTATTTCGATGCACTTAAAGAAATGCTCGAGGTTGACGGTTTATTAGCTAAATTACAGTTGGTTAAGGCATCGGATAGAATAGAGGCTCGAGGTGAATTGACTGAAATTGAAAGCACTAAATTTTATCAAGTTGCGCGAGAGTTCAGAGAAAAGTTTGGTGATAAGCCGTACTTGGTGCTCAAATCAATTCCGAAAGTGAGTAAAGGTACTAATATCGATTTTTCGGTTAAATCGGTCAATTTTGGTCGTGTGCCTTACATTATTTTAGCGGACAACACTCGGTATACAGAAGGGACTCGAACTCCCTCTGGTTATCTGATTATCAGGATCACTGAATTTGGCATAGACATTGCCAAAGGTGAGCAACGAATTACCATTAATTTTGGAGGCGTAAATGACAGGGTTGCCAGTCAATATGACAGCATTGGAGGCTCGCTTGCGAGCAAGTGA
- the sctC gene encoding type III secretion system outer membrane ring subunit SctC has protein sequence MRLRISQIHFRLLWIFSLCLFSLAEAKAQQLDWVDREFKYYANNDSLRDVITNFATNYGVAAAISDQVSEQISGRFTPEDPTAFLNYLSSLYNLIWYYDGAVLYVNKAVETQSKLIQLKQVPVRELRSTLESTGIWDQRFGWKAITGKGSVYVAGPPRYVQLVIQIAEVLEQHESQQVAKDDDFYIEIIPLRYASATDRTISYRDQEIVVPGIATILENILSGVDANIVSGKADIDKGSGDDKKRQPDTVSRFRSGAMVQAEPGINSIVVRDARSRLPLYRRLIEQLDRPQAQIEVGLSIIDISVNELEQIGVDWRVGVSAGDNQIIDINTTGDSSDNVTLGNGLDFKSVLDPANLNYLLAQVNLLQSEGSAQIVSRPTLLTQENVQAVLSTSETFYIQLVGEKSQSLEEVTSGMVFKIVPRIVGDRYSARADINLSLQIEDGSQIPDSAINGVPSTRKTEMSTLATVKQGQSLLIGGVYRDEITQRLRKVPLLGDIPWIGQLFRSEANTKRRTVRLFIVEPRVITEGLGDNIVVGNNQDLRGQIVGIEDISNVNQSFRSALNLYRCQLTPSAVQQQEGLVGDGISSRRQECTLPTGEQGSRIVPGVCDELDHSCLSPKQ, from the coding sequence ATGAGGTTGCGAATAAGTCAGATACATTTTCGTTTATTGTGGATTTTTTCACTGTGTTTATTTAGTCTTGCAGAAGCCAAAGCACAGCAATTAGATTGGGTTGACCGTGAGTTTAAGTATTACGCTAACAATGACTCGTTACGAGATGTTATTACAAATTTCGCCACTAACTATGGCGTTGCGGCAGCGATTAGCGATCAAGTATCAGAGCAAATCAGTGGGAGATTTACACCAGAAGACCCTACCGCATTCCTTAATTATTTGTCCAGCCTTTATAACTTAATTTGGTATTACGACGGTGCAGTTTTATATGTCAATAAAGCGGTAGAGACTCAGTCTAAGCTGATTCAATTAAAGCAAGTTCCTGTTAGAGAGTTACGTTCGACATTAGAATCAACAGGGATTTGGGATCAGCGCTTCGGTTGGAAAGCGATCACAGGAAAGGGGAGTGTTTACGTAGCTGGACCTCCTCGCTATGTCCAGTTAGTGATACAAATTGCAGAAGTGTTAGAGCAACATGAGAGCCAGCAAGTGGCGAAGGATGATGATTTTTACATTGAAATTATTCCGCTTCGTTATGCGTCCGCTACCGATAGAACAATTAGTTATCGTGATCAAGAAATTGTTGTCCCTGGTATTGCCACTATTTTGGAAAATATTTTATCCGGTGTCGATGCCAATATTGTGTCTGGGAAAGCAGACATAGATAAGGGCAGTGGCGATGATAAAAAACGTCAACCCGATACGGTTAGCCGCTTTCGTAGTGGAGCAATGGTTCAGGCTGAACCTGGAATTAATTCTATTGTAGTAAGAGATGCTCGTTCAAGACTGCCTCTTTATCGTCGTTTAATCGAACAATTAGATCGACCACAAGCTCAAATTGAAGTGGGCTTGTCGATAATCGATATCAGTGTGAATGAATTGGAGCAAATCGGAGTTGATTGGCGTGTTGGCGTATCGGCAGGTGATAACCAAATAATTGATATTAATACGACAGGTGACAGCTCTGATAATGTGACATTGGGCAATGGACTCGATTTTAAATCAGTACTCGACCCTGCAAATCTGAATTACTTATTGGCTCAAGTGAATTTATTACAAAGTGAGGGTAGTGCTCAAATTGTTTCTCGACCAACACTACTCACTCAGGAAAATGTTCAGGCGGTGCTGAGTACCAGCGAAACCTTTTACATTCAGCTCGTGGGTGAAAAGTCTCAGTCGTTGGAAGAAGTGACGTCAGGAATGGTATTCAAAATTGTCCCTCGGATTGTAGGTGATCGCTATTCTGCCAGAGCAGATATTAATTTGAGTCTACAGATTGAAGATGGTTCTCAAATCCCAGATAGCGCCATTAATGGTGTTCCTTCTACACGTAAAACAGAAATGAGTACGTTAGCCACGGTTAAGCAAGGTCAGAGTTTGCTTATTGGTGGTGTTTATCGAGATGAAATCACTCAAAGACTCAGAAAAGTCCCTTTGTTAGGTGACATTCCTTGGATTGGTCAATTATTTCGCTCTGAAGCAAATACTAAGCGACGCACAGTTCGCTTATTTATTGTAGAGCCAAGGGTTATCACTGAGGGTTTAGGGGATAATATTGTTGTTGGAAATAATCAAGATTTACGTGGTCAAATAGTTGGTATAGAAGATATTTCAAATGTAAATCAGAGTTTCCGTTCGGCTTTGAACTTGTATCGATGCCAATTAACACCGAGTGCTGTCCAACAGCAGGAAGGGTTAGTGGGTGATGGTATCAGCTCTCGTCGTCAGGAATGCACATTACCGACTGGTGAGCAGGGATCCAGGATTGTTCCTGGAGTATGTGATGAGCTTGATCACAGCTGCCTTTCCCCTAAGCAATAG
- a CDS encoding CesT family type III secretion system chaperone has protein sequence MNVELTNLMTVLSTNLNHSGFLANSEGRYRLSFDQVSVELYQSHGWVIAESDLQLEVTLGLNYQQEMALEKVMQQALINVRNHNSIIAINGQGKLTLVQRVRQDVSTDLFISMVNNQVDIAEKYQQLMQLHTLVGSNLNHVWLP, from the coding sequence ATGAATGTAGAATTAACGAATTTAATGACAGTATTAAGTACTAACTTAAATCACAGTGGTTTTCTTGCTAATTCTGAGGGGCGTTATCGTCTCTCATTTGATCAAGTTTCAGTGGAGCTTTATCAAAGCCATGGCTGGGTGATCGCTGAAAGTGATTTGCAGCTTGAGGTCACTTTGGGGTTAAATTATCAACAAGAAATGGCACTTGAAAAAGTCATGCAGCAAGCGTTAATCAATGTGAGAAATCATAATAGTATTATAGCGATTAATGGCCAGGGTAAATTAACATTAGTGCAGCGAGTTAGGCAGGACGTATCAACTGACCTTTTTATTTCTATGGTTAATAATCAAGTTGATATTGCTGAAAAATACCAGCAGTTGATGCAATTACATACCTTGGTAGGTTCGAATTTGAATCATGTGTGGTTACCTTAA
- a CDS encoding T3SS regulon anti-activator ExsD domain-containing protein yields MASESMNKSKFTGRKISLVANDSCVRVNLSSPLSAVNVNHKELVAVGVVNQQQLLLLKRVIERRVLDCILASDYIKTCIDFNVSLTKNDLKLFLQISADIFRGSQQRQMHELLAEVNAGLMPKFNLGHVDMLAKLVCKSVSSWLLKKRDSDDVDISHEYQALSVLKSQLESKVNFWCQLKVNDINEAYLEAHVKEARKGLEECQVQLLALSPLFAEQQVYKKQVVDSSLLNLKQLILNGPAQESFSSCLNEISLVLPELTGVLNMINDLSLGYDIDHSKLWDWLRNANSLSPEFLFEVDRQKQVLLRPVWQQVK; encoded by the coding sequence ATGGCATCTGAATCGATGAACAAGTCAAAATTTACAGGACGAAAAATTAGCTTGGTGGCGAATGATTCTTGTGTTCGGGTTAATCTGTCTTCGCCTTTGTCTGCTGTCAATGTCAACCACAAAGAATTAGTTGCCGTTGGGGTGGTTAATCAGCAACAGTTATTATTGCTTAAGCGTGTTATTGAGCGCCGTGTTCTTGATTGCATTTTGGCTAGTGATTACATCAAAACGTGTATCGACTTTAATGTTTCTTTAACGAAAAATGATTTAAAACTTTTTTTGCAGATAAGCGCTGATATTTTTAGAGGAAGCCAGCAGCGCCAGATGCATGAACTGTTGGCAGAGGTCAATGCAGGCTTAATGCCTAAGTTTAACCTTGGGCATGTAGACATGCTAGCAAAACTAGTGTGCAAGTCGGTAAGCTCTTGGTTATTAAAAAAAAGAGATAGTGATGATGTAGACATTTCTCATGAGTACCAAGCGTTATCAGTGCTTAAGTCTCAACTAGAATCTAAGGTGAATTTTTGGTGTCAGCTAAAAGTTAATGACATAAATGAAGCCTATTTAGAGGCACATGTGAAGGAAGCACGTAAAGGTCTCGAAGAGTGTCAGGTGCAATTGTTAGCGCTTTCTCCTCTTTTTGCAGAGCAACAAGTTTATAAAAAACAGGTAGTAGATTCATCTTTACTTAATCTTAAGCAATTGATTTTAAATGGCCCAGCTCAAGAGTCTTTTTCCTCATGTTTAAATGAAATTTCTCTCGTTTTGCCAGAGCTCACTGGTGTATTGAATATGATCAACGATTTAAGCTTAGGTTACGACATAGATCATTCAAAATTATGGGATTGGCTAAGGAATGCAAATTCCTTATCACCGGAATTCCTGTTTGAAGTCGATCGTCAAAAACAGGTTTTATTAAGACCTGTTTGGCAACAGGTAAAGTAA
- a CDS encoding helix-turn-helix transcriptional regulator, whose protein sequence is MGNPIQLISQDGNQVNSNLIVNCIFPGGSEVKTINKDALLYVQVGAITIQSTDETLTIQAGEACFVRRGEYLFEYFSDDINLKIEMVMVLFTADFLTPFVQRHAETLASFLTADQQSRVVAKLFVNDLVKQTIHGLFSVIEFKLPDILYELKLEELLLLIVHSSSGSELCRLLRQQTNRSSDRLHIFMEKNYLKEWKLNEYAKEFGSSLTTFKELFFEVFGVSPRAWITERRLLYAYNLLLSSETRIVDIAIEAGFSSQSYFTQSYRRRFGVTPSKVRTQLTLSSD, encoded by the coding sequence ATGGGTAATCCAATCCAGCTTATTTCTCAAGATGGCAACCAAGTAAATAGTAATTTAATTGTTAATTGTATATTTCCTGGTGGTTCGGAAGTTAAAACAATTAATAAGGATGCTTTGCTTTATGTTCAAGTGGGCGCTATCACCATCCAATCAACGGATGAAACTTTAACTATTCAAGCTGGTGAGGCATGCTTTGTTCGTCGAGGGGAATATTTATTTGAGTATTTTTCCGATGACATTAACTTAAAAATTGAAATGGTTATGGTACTGTTTACAGCAGATTTCCTTACCCCTTTTGTTCAGCGACATGCTGAAACATTAGCGTCATTTCTGACAGCTGATCAGCAATCTAGAGTTGTTGCTAAATTGTTTGTTAATGATTTAGTTAAACAGACTATCCATGGCTTATTTTCCGTTATTGAATTTAAACTGCCTGATATTTTATATGAATTGAAATTGGAAGAACTTCTTTTACTTATTGTCCATTCTAGCTCCGGCAGTGAGTTATGTCGTTTGTTACGTCAACAAACGAATCGTTCATCTGATCGTTTACATATATTCATGGAAAAAAATTATCTAAAGGAATGGAAGTTAAATGAATATGCTAAAGAATTCGGTTCAAGTCTAACGACATTTAAAGAACTTTTTTTTGAAGTTTTTGGCGTATCTCCACGAGCATGGATCACCGAGCGGCGTTTACTTTATGCTTACAATCTGCTTTTAAGTAGTGAAACTCGTATTGTCGATATTGCAATTGAAGCTGGTTTTTCAAGTCAGTCATATTTTACACAAAGCTATCGTCGCCGGTTTGGGGTAACGCCGAGTAAGGTTCGTACACAACTCACTTTGTCTTCAGACTAA
- a CDS encoding YscW family type III secretion system pilotin: MVDVIMLLSNTYYETDEKFNVMNVVFYGATGLYRYLLLLIPIFMLASCVDVSVTRIVQPITEVNQTDHQFMQAANVTGWISFADYVPAYNSMLTVTLYMQYEGQLLLVGEQIYKNTRLPVRYSFAVAPIQAGQGAMKITTKLQVGSQYKATASADYLYQLGTSKLDLVLKPYQKN; encoded by the coding sequence GTGGTTGATGTGATTATGTTATTATCTAATACTTATTATGAAACGGATGAGAAGTTTAATGTTATGAATGTTGTTTTTTATGGTGCTACGGGGCTTTATCGTTATTTATTGTTGTTGATACCGATCTTTATGCTGGCATCGTGTGTCGACGTAAGCGTGACTAGAATTGTTCAACCGATTACAGAGGTTAACCAGACAGATCATCAATTTATGCAGGCTGCTAATGTGACTGGATGGATTTCCTTTGCTGATTACGTGCCAGCATATAATTCAATGTTAACGGTTACTTTGTACATGCAATATGAAGGTCAATTGTTATTGGTTGGGGAACAAATTTACAAAAATACTCGATTGCCTGTGCGTTACTCATTTGCAGTGGCACCTATTCAAGCTGGTCAAGGAGCGATGAAAATAACAACAAAATTGCAGGTTGGAAGTCAATATAAAGCAACTGCGAGTGCCGACTATCTCTATCAATTGGGTACAAGTAAGTTAGATTTAGTTCTTAAGCCATATCAAAAAAATTAA
- a CDS encoding CesT family type III secretion system chaperone has product MDALKIINAILRNFGNSIGLTDLILKDNKVSLSFDDALIVNMKYQAEQELLTFEAQISVSETLDDPLLRALLAFNYHWAEHQLFFGLNLDTQHLCLYQHVDISQIDYDQFEMVLAEIVSQAEKWAELLNLEDETALLEQQPHSTNISGIRV; this is encoded by the coding sequence ATGGATGCATTGAAGATAATTAATGCTATTTTACGAAATTTTGGTAACAGTATAGGTCTTACAGATCTTATATTGAAAGATAACAAAGTCAGTCTTTCATTTGATGATGCCCTCATTGTCAATATGAAATATCAAGCAGAACAAGAACTGTTAACCTTTGAAGCACAAATTTCTGTCAGTGAGACACTAGATGACCCTCTTCTCAGGGCACTGTTAGCCTTTAACTATCACTGGGCAGAACATCAATTATTTTTTGGCTTAAATTTAGACACTCAACACCTGTGTCTTTATCAGCATGTCGATATATCGCAGATTGATTACGACCAATTTGAAATGGTATTGGCTGAGATAGTATCACAGGCAGAAAAATGGGCTGAATTGCTCAATTTAGAGGATGAAACAGCATTGCTGGAGCAACAGCCACATAGCACTAACATCAGTGGGATCAGGGTATAG
- the sctB gene encoding type III secretion system translocon subunit SctB, translated as MNIITQSEFRGVSSNDITSVESTKAPKTTPFQVAENGEMLSIRQGNRVVLEAPLANLDPTQTVKLSQLLESINSEELTNRLGTAVNVVEKKLNEFLSSVGIGGKSSASPSGKSDSSDIFALMVLLFQLAKDNRELNITQRDIAASASVASIKAQAAELRTAKGALIAMAVVSGVLAMSSAVMGGLSAKKSINQLNESGNVNNKLANQQKFKDTLTDLQDEGKSVSRALRGTDAEIGQLSRKNSELDTLLRARDSRGQARNAVLQGVGQVTNNAGSVVQTEAQASQKEEEAEGTLQQAEKQKADDRVSYNDNFLKEVREMYRTIADSQNQAWKAATTLS; from the coding sequence ATGAATATAATAACCCAAAGTGAGTTTAGAGGCGTCTCGAGTAATGACATCACTTCTGTAGAGTCAACAAAGGCACCAAAAACCACCCCATTTCAAGTTGCTGAAAATGGTGAAATGTTGAGTATTCGCCAAGGAAACAGAGTGGTATTGGAAGCCCCATTGGCAAATTTAGATCCAACTCAAACAGTAAAGTTGTCTCAATTATTAGAGTCGATTAATTCTGAAGAGTTAACAAACCGGCTCGGTACTGCAGTTAATGTTGTAGAAAAGAAATTAAATGAGTTTTTAAGTTCGGTAGGTATTGGTGGAAAATCCTCTGCCAGCCCATCAGGCAAAAGTGACTCATCTGATATCTTTGCACTAATGGTTTTATTATTTCAACTGGCTAAAGATAACCGTGAATTGAATATTACTCAGCGTGATATTGCAGCATCGGCTTCTGTGGCGTCAATAAAAGCACAAGCGGCTGAATTAAGAACGGCAAAAGGTGCGTTGATTGCCATGGCTGTTGTGAGCGGAGTATTGGCGATGAGTAGCGCTGTTATGGGTGGGTTATCGGCTAAGAAAAGTATTAACCAGCTCAATGAAAGTGGTAATGTTAATAATAAGTTGGCAAACCAGCAGAAGTTTAAAGATACCTTAACGGATTTGCAGGATGAAGGTAAAAGCGTTTCTCGAGCTTTGCGAGGTACCGATGCTGAGATTGGTCAATTAAGTCGGAAAAACTCTGAACTAGATACGTTACTTAGGGCGCGAGATTCTCGTGGGCAAGCACGTAATGCGGTATTGCAAGGGGTTGGTCAAGTGACTAATAATGCTGGCAGTGTCGTGCAAACGGAAGCGCAAGCATCTCAGAAAGAAGAAGAGGCTGAAGGAACATTGCAGCAAGCTGAGAAGCAGAAAGCAGATGATCGTGTCAGTTACAATGATAACTTTTTAAAAGAAGTGAGAGAGATGTATCGCACCATTGCTGATAGTCAGAATCAAGCGTGGAAAGCAGCAACGACACTATCTTAA
- the sctE gene encoding type III secretion system translocon subunit SctE, giving the protein MNSITLPSPLAQSFVLADNDPTINNNKLPESLGVTVSRNAGQDNVLGINQHRASLDKPSPLVNTTSLSSAEETFKALSLLMQGNQNTTQDVLAKAGDMFIQFLTSSFKNGAGLPKDLGKGAEYGVGGAFIALAASSVDSFEIELAKTTTELEKAQNKLKGEEIKRVRSENEAQMKDNQAKIKESEEAAQDAKKAGVFGKIFGYLSAALSIVIGVMMVATGVGAIAGAAMIAGGVFGLASQILQEPAVQSALKDAGVNVEVLQKVMMALEIISAVVSTVATFGGAAAVKGAQLAGKVSAKLASGMTKVADKLDDLAKLGTSVNKFGNAATKVRVVSTVTDTTANVAQGTASTVSTAFQAHATGKQAETQESRAEVVAMRAIIERLKEEISRMSQEFQEVMQMIMQILNGKGDSMKEILSRPAAV; this is encoded by the coding sequence ATGAATTCGATCACGTTACCCAGTCCGTTAGCGCAGAGTTTTGTGTTAGCGGATAATGATCCAACAATTAACAATAATAAGTTACCAGAAAGTCTAGGTGTCACAGTAAGTCGAAATGCTGGGCAAGATAATGTGCTTGGTATCAATCAACATAGAGCCAGCTTAGATAAACCGAGTCCTTTAGTTAATACAACATCACTTTCTAGTGCAGAGGAAACGTTCAAAGCGCTTAGTCTGCTCATGCAAGGCAATCAAAATACGACACAGGATGTATTGGCTAAAGCGGGTGATATGTTTATCCAGTTTTTAACCTCATCTTTTAAAAATGGCGCCGGATTACCTAAAGATTTAGGTAAAGGGGCTGAGTATGGTGTTGGTGGTGCTTTTATTGCTTTGGCTGCTTCCTCTGTTGATAGCTTTGAAATTGAGCTAGCTAAGACAACAACAGAGCTTGAAAAAGCTCAGAATAAATTAAAAGGTGAAGAGATTAAGCGAGTTCGTTCTGAAAACGAAGCTCAGATGAAAGATAATCAAGCTAAGATTAAAGAGTCAGAAGAAGCTGCGCAAGATGCTAAAAAAGCAGGTGTTTTTGGGAAAATATTTGGTTATTTAAGTGCAGCATTATCGATCGTTATTGGTGTTATGATGGTGGCTACTGGCGTTGGTGCAATCGCTGGTGCAGCAATGATTGCTGGGGGCGTATTTGGTCTAGCCTCACAAATATTACAAGAGCCTGCGGTACAAAGTGCACTAAAAGATGCCGGCGTTAATGTTGAAGTATTACAGAAAGTAATGATGGCGTTAGAGATTATTTCGGCTGTGGTGAGTACCGTGGCGACGTTTGGTGGCGCTGCCGCAGTTAAAGGGGCTCAGCTGGCTGGGAAAGTGAGTGCTAAATTAGCGTCTGGAATGACAAAAGTCGCTGATAAACTTGACGACCTTGCTAAATTAGGTACCTCTGTTAATAAATTTGGTAATGCAGCCACCAAGGTGAGGGTGGTCTCGACGGTTACTGATACTACCGCGAATGTGGCACAAGGTACGGCCAGTACAGTGAGTACCGCTTTTCAAGCTCATGCGACAGGAAAGCAGGCGGAAACTCAAGAGAGCCGTGCTGAAGTTGTGGCTATGCGGGCCATTATCGAACGCCTTAAAGAGGAAATTAGCCGAATGAGCCAAGAATTCCAAGAGGTAATGCAAATGATAATGCAGATCCTTAATGGAAAAGGCGATTCGATGAAAGAAATTTTAAGCCGTCCAGCGGCTGTATAG
- a CDS encoding SycD/LcrH family type III secretion system chaperone, translated as MTDLNQTEDINYEDELLSFIEDGGTMGMLRNVPDDAIEQMYAVAFNYFESAKYDQAHKIFQLLCTLDHYQVRFFMGLGACRQELQQYEQAVDAYSFVTLIDVNEPRAPFHAAECHLSLGNMEAAESGFYTANHLAKTQPAYSALALRASAMLEEITKQGVT; from the coding sequence ATGACAGACCTTAATCAAACTGAAGACATTAATTATGAAGATGAACTGCTCTCTTTTATTGAAGATGGCGGCACAATGGGGATGTTACGCAATGTTCCTGATGATGCAATCGAACAAATGTATGCAGTTGCCTTTAATTATTTTGAATCGGCTAAATATGATCAAGCTCATAAAATATTTCAGCTGTTATGTACACTCGATCATTATCAAGTGCGTTTTTTTATGGGGCTTGGTGCTTGTCGCCAGGAATTACAACAGTACGAACAAGCTGTTGATGCATATAGTTTTGTTACCTTGATTGATGTTAATGAACCCAGAGCTCCATTCCATGCCGCAGAATGTCATTTGTCTCTTGGGAATATGGAAGCGGCTGAAAGTGGGTTTTATACCGCCAATCATTTAGCAAAAACACAGCCAGCTTACTCCGCGCTGGCGCTGCGAGCCAGTGCAATGCTGGAGGAGATAACTAAACAAGGAGTTACATAA
- a CDS encoding virulence-associated V antigen, whose translation MAISSISNSPADIVARVRETSEGQNLEDLKAFAKIIEDKLKASGAWSANDDIFEPKKGVDLTPEQKLSDFERFWSIVANQLASTGQNPQDLLKTDGALFIRFNKDLETLFQKTIEAVPVGQKIDISDVKHLAVLSVFSDRLDSPVLVAYQDRLFANQIERDNAQEELKGLSNELKIYGVIQSGIQQKISTNEAYNPNETLTAADFGYKNNADFYASPEYKKLQEITGKSSNISTKDFLNAKGIDSLDMYSYTELKDEWDEKLASLGTAISDKSKLINDDVSLKTTELSQISSIYNSTVEAINRFVQKYHSVLQDILRAI comes from the coding sequence ATGGCGATAAGTTCCATAAGTAATAGCCCCGCAGACATCGTTGCTCGTGTTAGAGAAACGTCAGAAGGTCAAAATTTAGAGGATCTCAAAGCGTTTGCTAAGATCATTGAGGATAAATTGAAAGCATCGGGTGCCTGGTCAGCAAATGATGATATTTTTGAACCTAAAAAGGGAGTCGACCTTACTCCTGAGCAAAAACTCAGCGACTTTGAACGTTTTTGGAGCATTGTGGCGAATCAATTAGCTTCAACTGGTCAAAATCCTCAAGATTTGTTAAAGACTGATGGTGCATTATTCATTCGATTCAATAAAGATTTAGAGACTTTGTTTCAAAAAACCATCGAAGCTGTGCCTGTCGGGCAAAAAATCGATATTTCTGATGTGAAACATCTTGCTGTTTTATCAGTGTTCTCTGATCGACTCGATTCACCTGTTTTAGTGGCATATCAAGATAGATTGTTTGCTAACCAAATTGAACGTGATAATGCTCAAGAAGAGCTTAAAGGTTTATCCAACGAACTTAAAATTTACGGCGTAATTCAAAGTGGGATCCAACAAAAAATTTCGACTAATGAAGCGTATAATCCAAATGAAACTCTCACAGCCGCAGATTTTGGTTATAAAAATAACGCAGATTTTTATGCTTCCCCTGAGTATAAAAAACTGCAAGAGATCACAGGTAAAAGCTCCAATATTAGTACCAAGGATTTCTTGAACGCGAAAGGAATAGATTCTTTAGATATGTACTCTTATACCGAATTAAAAGACGAATGGGATGAAAAGCTCGCTAGTTTAGGCACTGCAATTTCGGATAAATCTAAATTGATTAATGATGATGTCAGCCTGAAAACCACCGAGCTGAGTCAAATATCTTCTATTTATAACAGTACTGTCGAAGCCATTAACCGCTTCGTACAAAAATATCACAGTGTGTTACAGGACATTTTGCGTGCCATTTAG